Proteins from a single region of Campylobacter sp. RM16704:
- the secY gene encoding preprotein translocase subunit SecY, with the protein MNKTLTNKILITLAFLFAYRILAYVPVPGVNVSVIKEFFDSNASNALGLFNMFSGGAAERLSIISLGIMPYITASIIMELLAATFPNIGKMKKERDGMQKYMQIIRYATIVITLIQSIGVSIGLQSLHGKAGQSAIMIDMNIFIALSAVSMLAGTMLLMWIGEQITQRGIGNGISLIIFGGIVSTIPSAISGTVNLVNTGEMNFLTIIAILVVILITIWAIIIVELGERRIPISYSRKVIMQNQNKRIMNYIPIKINLSGVIPPIFASAILMFPSTILQTSTNEYVLKIYDFLNPNGFIFHFLTFLLVIFFAYFYASIVFNSKDIAENLKRQGGFIPGIRPGEGTANYLNEVASRLTLSGSVYLGLVATLPWLIVKLFGVPFYFGGTSVLIVVQVALDTMRKIEAQVYMNKYQTLSAVGL; encoded by the coding sequence ATGAATAAAACATTGACAAATAAAATTCTCATAACATTAGCTTTTTTATTTGCTTATAGAATATTAGCTTATGTTCCAGTTCCGGGGGTTAATGTCAGTGTTATCAAGGAATTTTTTGATTCTAATGCATCTAATGCATTAGGCTTGTTTAACATGTTTAGTGGAGGTGCTGCTGAAAGACTTAGCATCATCTCTCTAGGCATTATGCCTTATATTACCGCTTCGATTATTATGGAACTTTTAGCGGCAACTTTTCCCAACATAGGGAAAATGAAAAAAGAGCGTGATGGTATGCAAAAATATATGCAAATCATTCGTTATGCTACTATAGTAATTACTTTAATACAAAGTATAGGTGTTTCTATAGGACTACAAAGTCTTCATGGAAAAGCAGGGCAATCTGCTATTATGATTGACATGAATATTTTTATTGCACTTTCTGCTGTTTCTATGCTTGCAGGTACTATGCTTTTAATGTGGATTGGTGAGCAAATCACTCAACGTGGTATAGGAAACGGTATTTCATTAATCATTTTTGGTGGTATTGTTTCTACAATTCCAAGTGCAATAAGCGGAACGGTAAATTTGGTAAATACAGGTGAAATGAATTTCTTGACTATCATTGCCATTTTAGTTGTAATTTTAATTACTATTTGGGCTATTATAATAGTAGAGCTTGGAGAAAGAAGAATTCCTATTTCTTATTCAAGAAAAGTAATTATGCAAAATCAAAATAAGCGTATTATGAATTATATTCCAATAAAAATCAATTTAAGTGGTGTAATTCCTCCTATTTTTGCAAGTGCAATTTTGATGTTTCCAAGTACTATTTTACAAACAAGCACCAACGAGTATGTTTTAAAAATTTATGATTTTTTAAATCCAAATGGATTCATCTTTCATTTTTTAACTTTCTTGCTCGTTATTTTCTTTGCATATTTTTATGCGTCAATTGTGTTTAATTCAAAAGATATAGCTGAAAATCTTAAAAGACAAGGTGGCTTCATACCAGGTATTAGACCAGGCGAAGGAACTGCAAATTATCTTAATGAAGTAGCATCAAGACTTACACTTTCAGGATCTGTTTATTTAGGACTTGTAGCTACATTGCCATGGCTTATTGTAAAATTATTTGGTGTGCCATTTTATTTTGGTGGAACTTCTGTTTTGATTGTAGTGCAAGTCGCACTTGATACAATGAGAAAAATAGAAGCTCAAGTTTATATGAATAAATACCAGACTTTAAGTGCAGTAGGCTTATAA
- a CDS encoding type II asparaginase, with product MALSLGAGILEAKPKVAILATGGTIAGSIDSSVATTGYTAGVLTVDTLIKAVPQIQDLAVISGEQISNIDSKDMTNEIWLKLAKEVNRLLKSDVDGIVITHGTDTMEETAYFLNLTVKSDKPVVLVGAMRPSTAISADGPKNLYNAVALAANPKAKNKGVMVAMNDRIQSARGVAKTHSLNVNAFSSPDMGDMGYIVDGKVFFYNTNTKLHTKKSPFDVSKLKELPKVDILYSYANDGSGVAAKALFENGTKGIVVAGTGAGSIHDYQKDVLKELLKKGLKVAVSSRVVAGRVAVSDTDAKLGFIDTGDMSPQKARVLLMLALTKTSDPKKIQEYFLKY from the coding sequence ATGGCTTTAAGCTTGGGAGCAGGGATTTTGGAAGCAAAACCAAAAGTTGCAATTTTAGCCACAGGGGGAACTATTGCTGGTTCTATTGATAGTTCAGTTGCTACTACTGGTTATACAGCAGGGGTTTTAACTGTTGATACTCTGATTAAAGCAGTACCTCAAATTCAAGATCTAGCGGTAATTAGTGGGGAACAAATTTCAAATATTGATAGTAAAGATATGACAAATGAAATTTGGCTAAAACTAGCTAAAGAAGTTAATAGGCTTTTAAAATCTGATGTAGATGGTATAGTTATTACTCATGGAACTGATACCATGGAAGAAACTGCATACTTTTTAAATTTAACAGTAAAAAGTGATAAACCTGTTGTTTTAGTAGGTGCAATGCGTCCATCAACCGCAATTAGTGCAGATGGTCCTAAAAATCTTTACAATGCAGTAGCTCTAGCAGCAAATCCTAAAGCAAAAAATAAAGGTGTAATGGTAGCTATGAATGATAGAATTCAAAGTGCTAGAGGTGTGGCAAAAACTCATAGTTTAAATGTAAATGCGTTTAGCTCACCTGATATGGGAGATATGGGTTATATAGTAGATGGAAAAGTATTTTTCTACAATACTAATACAAAATTACATACTAAAAAATCTCCATTTGATGTAAGCAAATTAAAAGAATTGCCAAAAGTAGATATTCTTTATAGTTATGCAAATGATGGTAGTGGCGTTGCTGCTAAGGCTTTATTTGAAAATGGCACTAAAGGTATAGTTGTAGCAGGAACTGGTGCTGGTAGTATTCATGATTATCAAAAAGATGTATTGAAAGAACTGCTTAAAAAAGGTCTTAAAGTAGCAGTAAGTTCTCGTGTGGTTGCGGGTAGAGTAGCGGTTAGTGATACTGATGCAAAACTTGGCTTTATTGATACAGGTGATATGAGCCCTCAAAAAGCTAGAGTATTATTAATGCTTGCTTTAACTAAAACGAGTGATCCTAAAAAAATTCAAGAATACTTCTTAAAATACTAA
- the rpsE gene encoding 30S ribosomal protein S5 has protein sequence MEKYNREEFEEVIVDIGRVTKVVKGGRRFRFTALVIVGNKKGLVGVGYGKAKEVPDAIRKAVDDAFKNIVEVKTKGSTIPHDVEVKYNASRILLKPASEGTGVIAGGSTRPIVELAGIKDILTKSLGSNNSANVVRATIKALTMLKG, from the coding sequence ATGGAAAAATATAATAGAGAAGAATTTGAAGAAGTAATCGTCGATATCGGCAGGGTTACTAAGGTTGTAAAAGGTGGTAGAAGATTTAGATTTACTGCTTTAGTTATTGTTGGAAATAAAAAAGGCTTAGTTGGCGTAGGATATGGTAAAGCTAAAGAGGTTCCAGATGCTATAAGAAAAGCAGTGGATGATGCTTTTAAAAATATTGTTGAAGTTAAAACAAAAGGTTCTACCATTCCTCATGATGTAGAAGTTAAATATAATGCAAGTAGAATTTTACTTAAGCCAGCAAGTGAAGGTACAGGAGTTATTGCAGGTGGTTCAACACGTCCTATAGTAGAGCTTGCAGGTATTAAAGACATTTTAACTAAGTCTTTAGGTTCAAATAATTCAGCAAATGTTGTGCGTGCTACTATTAAAGCACTTACAATGCTTAAAGGATAA
- a CDS encoding DNA-deoxyinosine glycosylase — MQILNHPFEPFFDKNSKILILGSFPSIKSREEKFYYQHSKNRFWKIFEILFDCELKNIQEQKIFLKTNHIALWDVIASCKIKNSDDKTISYVKVNDIDKLLKKTKIEKIYVLGKIASKYFFKFYPDKEFFELPSSSPANMNYSLEELVERYSIIKENNGISRSR, encoded by the coding sequence ATGCAAATTCTAAACCATCCCTTTGAGCCTTTTTTTGATAAAAATTCAAAAATTTTAATTTTAGGATCTTTTCCATCTATAAAATCAAGAGAAGAGAAATTTTATTATCAGCATAGTAAAAATCGTTTTTGGAAAATTTTTGAAATTTTATTTGATTGTGAACTAAAAAATATACAAGAACAGAAAATATTTTTAAAGACAAACCATATAGCATTATGGGATGTTATAGCAAGCTGTAAAATAAAAAATTCGGATGATAAAACAATCTCTTATGTAAAGGTAAATGATATAGATAAATTATTAAAAAAAACGAAAATAGAAAAAATTTATGTTTTGGGTAAAATTGCAAGTAAGTATTTTTTTAAATTTTATCCTGATAAAGAATTTTTTGAGCTTCCTTCGAGTTCGCCTGCAAATATGAATTACTCTTTAGAGGAATTAGTAGAAAGATATAGCATTATAAAGGAAAATAATGGCATTAGTAGGAGTAGATGA
- the rplO gene encoding 50S ribosomal protein L15 — protein sequence MNLTKALGSTHKTKRIGRGQGSGMGKTSTKGGKGQTARKGYNEKRGFEGGQQPLQRRLPKVGFTSKFEKPYVINVEKITAIKELSEITFETINSVHKLSKNINKIKLIGASAKNLASKIKDEKITFSGQK from the coding sequence ATGAATTTAACAAAGGCACTAGGTTCAACACATAAAACCAAAAGAATAGGTCGTGGTCAAGGTAGCGGTATGGGCAAAACTTCAACTAAAGGTGGGAAAGGCCAAACTGCTAGAAAAGGTTATAATGAAAAAAGAGGTTTTGAAGGGGGTCAACAACCACTTCAAAGAAGATTACCAAAAGTAGGTTTTACTTCTAAATTTGAAAAACCTTATGTGATCAATGTTGAAAAAATCACAGCTATTAAAGAGCTTAGTGAGATTACATTTGAAACTATCAATAGTGTTCATAAACTTTCAAAAAATATAAACAAAATTAAGCTCATTGGAGCAAGTGCTAAAAATCTTGCTAGTAAAATTAAAGATGAGAAGATTACTTTTAGCGGACAAAAATAA
- the rplR gene encoding 50S ribosomal protein L18, which yields MRANVLKRKISLRVKRKKRIRAKISGTQALPRVSVFKSNRTLYIQAIDDVKAVTLVAVDGRKIGVKANKEGAKKIAIEFAKNLKAKNIEEAVFDRNGYLYHGVIATLAQALRENGIKL from the coding sequence ATGAGAGCAAATGTATTAAAAAGAAAAATATCTTTAAGGGTTAAAAGAAAAAAAAGAATTAGAGCAAAAATTTCAGGAACACAAGCTCTTCCAAGAGTTTCTGTTTTTAAATCAAATAGAACTTTATATATCCAAGCTATTGATGATGTTAAAGCAGTAACTCTAGTAGCGGTTGATGGTAGAAAAATTGGTGTAAAAGCAAATAAAGAAGGTGCTAAAAAAATAGCAATTGAATTTGCGAAAAACTTAAAAGCTAAAAATATAGAAGAAGCAGTGTTTGATAGAAATGGTTATTTATACCATGGAGTGATTGCAACTTTAGCACAAGCACTTAGAGAAAACGGAATCAAACTATAA
- a CDS encoding L-serine transporter, with the protein MLSLFGTAVGAGILFLPIKAGVGGFWPVVVMALIIFPMVYLSHRALSRFVCQANGNDRDITHAAEEYFGRKVSIFISILYFFAIFPICLAYCVGITNTFESFIYNQFLPLLDSNGSLANVISAMYQTSMNEQGKTVANLLPFYRALFAFVLVSIFMLIMLFSEELITKVCEWLVYPLCAILFLFSLYLIPQWSFESFSAIPGTKEFITIVWLTLPVLVFSFNHSPAISTFSLSVKRQYPENSVQKANQVLFRTSVMLLAFVMFFVVSCVLSLTPTELAEARAQNIPVLSYFANKLDNPFISYGGPLIAFLAISSSFFGHYFGAREGAYGIVRKCCKLTGNENPDLKKIAVYSTLVMYIIMLVTAYINPSILGFIESLGGPIIAAILFLMPMVAIYTVSKMKKFQNKALDAFVFITGVLTIITVIYTF; encoded by the coding sequence ATGCTTTCTCTTTTTGGGACAGCAGTTGGTGCAGGAATTTTATTTTTACCAATTAAAGCAGGTGTTGGTGGTTTTTGGCCAGTTGTTGTTATGGCTTTGATTATTTTTCCGATGGTGTATTTAAGCCATAGAGCATTAAGTCGCTTTGTGTGTCAAGCAAACGGTAATGATAGAGATATTACACATGCTGCTGAAGAGTATTTTGGTAGAAAAGTGAGTATATTTATTTCTATACTTTATTTTTTTGCTATTTTTCCAATTTGTTTAGCATATTGTGTTGGTATAACTAATACCTTTGAAAGTTTTATCTATAATCAATTTTTACCACTTTTAGATTCAAATGGTTCTCTTGCAAATGTAATTAGTGCAATGTACCAAACAAGCATGAATGAGCAAGGAAAAACTGTTGCGAATTTACTCCCTTTTTATAGAGCTCTTTTTGCTTTTGTTTTAGTAAGTATTTTTATGCTTATTATGCTTTTTAGCGAAGAGTTGATTACTAAAGTATGTGAATGGCTTGTTTATCCTTTGTGTGCTATTTTGTTTTTATTTTCACTATATCTTATACCACAATGGTCTTTTGAAAGTTTTAGTGCAATTCCTGGAACAAAAGAATTTATCACTATAGTATGGTTAACTTTGCCAGTTTTAGTTTTTTCATTTAATCACTCACCAGCTATTTCTACCTTTTCATTAAGCGTGAAAAGACAATATCCTGAAAATTCAGTACAAAAAGCAAATCAAGTATTGTTTAGAACCTCTGTAATGCTACTTGCTTTTGTTATGTTTTTTGTTGTGTCTTGTGTACTATCTTTAACACCTACAGAGCTTGCTGAAGCTAGAGCACAAAACATACCTGTTCTTTCTTATTTTGCAAACAAACTTGACAATCCATTTATTTCTTATGGCGGTCCATTGATTGCATTTTTAGCAATTTCTAGTTCATTTTTTGGACACTATTTTGGTGCTAGAGAAGGTGCTTATGGTATAGTTAGAAAATGTTGTAAATTAACAGGTAATGAAAATCCTGATTTGAAAAAAATTGCAGTTTATTCAACTTTGGTAATGTATATTATTATGCTAGTTACTGCTTATATAAATCCAAGTATTTTAGGTTTTATTGAGAGTTTAGGTGGACCAATTATTGCTGCGATTTTATTCTTAATGCCAATGGTTGCAATTTACACTGTTTCAAAAATGAAAAAATTCCAAAATAAAGCTTTAGATGCTTTTGTATTTATCACAGGTGTTTTGACAATCATTACTGTTATTTATACCTTTTAA
- a CDS encoding ribonuclease HII — protein MALVGVDEAGRGALAGDMHLCACKLLKNIDGLADSKKLSAKKREVLYEQIIINSKFLILAFSPLQIDILGLSQCLQLGLKIIQKHFIQDEILFDGNLNYGILGIKTMVKADMKIQEVSAASILAKVSRDRKMYYFSKFYKKYEFDKHKGYGTKTHIEKIKTFGYSSIHRKSFVIKCFEKTLFD, from the coding sequence ATGGCATTAGTAGGAGTAGATGAAGCTGGGCGTGGAGCCTTAGCTGGAGATATGCATTTATGTGCTTGCAAGCTTTTAAAAAATATAGATGGCCTAGCTGATTCTAAAAAGTTAAGTGCAAAAAAAAGAGAAGTATTATACGAACAAATTATCATCAATTCAAAATTTTTAATCCTTGCATTTTCTCCTTTACAAATCGATATCTTAGGTCTTAGTCAATGTCTGCAGCTTGGATTAAAAATCATACAAAAACATTTCATTCAAGATGAAATTTTATTTGATGGAAATTTAAATTATGGAATTTTGGGTATTAAAACCATGGTTAAAGCTGATATGAAAATTCAAGAGGTTTCAGCTGCTAGTATTCTAGCAAAAGTAAGTCGCGATCGAAAAATGTATTATTTTTCTAAATTTTACAAAAAATACGAATTTGATAAACACAAAGGTTATGGAACTAAAACCCATATAGAAAAAATTAAAACATTTGGATATTCATCTATACATAGAAAAAGCTTTGTCATAAAGTGTTTTGAAAAAACACTATTTGACTGA
- the murI gene encoding glutamate racemase, whose product MRLGVFDSGVGGLSVLKSLLQAKLFKEYIYYGDTARVPYGVKDKDTIVKFSLEALDFFKEKKVDMLIIACNTVSAYALEILKANAPFPVFGVIKAGVLAVKNSLKNKKSKILVIATKATVDSHAYKQALLKEGFLWVEEKATGLFVPMVEEGIFEGPFLNSAFEYYFNNLEFKPDALILACTHFPLISNALQQHFGKQTKLIHSGEAITLQLQKEFYLSQIQENVNVEFYASSDVENLKKIAKLWL is encoded by the coding sequence ATGAGACTAGGCGTTTTTGATAGTGGTGTAGGTGGTCTTAGTGTTTTAAAATCTTTGCTTCAAGCAAAACTTTTTAAAGAATACATATATTATGGAGATACTGCAAGAGTTCCTTATGGTGTAAAAGATAAAGACACAATCGTTAAATTTTCTTTAGAAGCTTTGGATTTTTTCAAGGAAAAAAAGGTAGATATGCTTATTATTGCCTGTAATACGGTTAGTGCCTATGCTTTAGAAATTTTAAAAGCAAATGCACCTTTTCCTGTTTTTGGAGTGATAAAAGCAGGGGTTTTGGCGGTAAAAAATTCATTAAAAAATAAAAAATCTAAAATTTTAGTTATTGCTACAAAAGCCACAGTAGATTCTCATGCTTACAAACAAGCTTTATTAAAAGAAGGCTTTTTATGGGTAGAGGAAAAGGCAACAGGACTTTTTGTTCCCATGGTTGAAGAAGGTATTTTTGAAGGTCCTTTTTTAAATTCTGCCTTTGAATATTATTTTAATAATCTTGAATTTAAACCTGATGCTTTGATTTTAGCATGTACTCATTTTCCTTTAATTTCAAATGCATTGCAACAACATTTTGGAAAGCAAACTAAACTTATTCATTCAGGTGAAGCTATAACTTTGCAATTACAAAAAGAATTTTATTTATCACAAATTCAAGAAAATGTTAATGTTGAATTTTACGCTTCAAGTGATGTAGAAAATCTAAAAAAAATTGCAAAATTATGGCTTTAA
- the rplF gene encoding 50S ribosomal protein L6: MSRIGKQPVAIPNGVEVKLEGNLLKFKKGNLAKELDTKANVNVEIKEGQILFSPKGEDRQSRAYWGTYRALAQNIVVGLTEGFSKTLEINGVGYKAALKGKVLELALGFSHPINYAIPEGIEITVDKNNIIIKGSDKQVVGQVAAQIREFRPPEPYKGKGVKYSTERIIRKAGKTSKK, translated from the coding sequence ATGTCTCGTATAGGTAAACAACCAGTTGCTATTCCAAATGGAGTAGAAGTAAAATTAGAAGGTAACTTGCTAAAATTTAAAAAAGGAAATTTAGCAAAAGAGCTTGATACAAAAGCAAATGTTAATGTTGAGATTAAAGAAGGACAAATTCTTTTTTCTCCTAAAGGTGAAGATAGACAAAGTAGAGCTTACTGGGGAACATACAGAGCTTTAGCGCAAAATATTGTTGTTGGTTTAACTGAAGGATTTAGTAAAACTTTAGAAATCAATGGTGTTGGTTATAAAGCTGCATTAAAGGGTAAAGTTCTTGAACTTGCTTTAGGTTTTTCTCATCCTATCAACTATGCTATTCCAGAGGGTATAGAAATTACTGTTGATAAAAATAATATTATCATTAAAGGAAGTGATAAACAAGTTGTAGGCCAAGTTGCTGCTCAAATTCGCGAATTTAGACCGCCTGAACCTTATAAAGGAAAAGGTGTTAAATATTCTACAGAGCGTATTATCCGCAAAGCTGGTAAAACATCTAAGAAATAA
- the rplN gene encoding 50S ribosomal protein L14, translating to MIQSFTRLAVADNSGAKELMCIKVLGGSKRRYATVGDVIVASVKKALPNGKVKKGQVVKAVIVRTKKEIHRDNGSLIRFDENAAVILDAKREPIGTRIFGPVGREVRYGGFMKIVSLAPEVL from the coding sequence ATGATTCAAAGTTTTACTAGGCTTGCAGTTGCTGATAATAGCGGTGCAAAAGAATTAATGTGTATTAAGGTTTTAGGTGGTAGTAAAAGAAGATATGCTACTGTTGGTGATGTAATTGTTGCATCTGTAAAAAAAGCTCTACCAAATGGTAAAGTTAAAAAAGGTCAAGTAGTAAAAGCGGTTATCGTTAGAACTAAAAAAGAAATTCATAGAGATAATGGCTCTTTAATTCGTTTTGATGAAAATGCAGCAGTTATTCTTGATGCTAAAAGAGAGCCTATCGGAACGCGTATTTTTGGACCAGTAGGTCGTGAAGTAAGATATGGTGGCTTTATGAAAATTGTTTCACTAGCACCGGAGGTGTTGTAA
- a CDS encoding type Z 30S ribosomal protein S14, with amino-acid sequence MAKKSMIAKAARKPKFSVRGYTRCQICGRPHSVYRDFGICRVCLRKMANEGLIPGLKKASW; translated from the coding sequence ATGGCTAAAAAATCAATGATTGCAAAAGCTGCCCGCAAACCTAAATTTAGTGTTAGAGGGTATACTAGATGCCAAATTTGTGGAAGACCACATTCAGTTTATAGAGATTTTGGGATTTGTAGAGTTTGCCTTAGAAAAATGGCAAATGAAGGTTTAATTCCTGGTCTTAAAAAAGCAAGTTGGTAA
- a CDS encoding desulforubrerythrin — translation MKQYESYRCQKCGNEIEVQNVGGGKLSCCGQEMECITKDLTAVNLMKAFAGESMARNKYDLFADIAQEEGWHAISKHFREAAENEKWHARAQYKAYHELIDGKALEETTKNLICAADGENYEHTIMYPNFARIAEDEGKRNIARLFTAIGKVEIEHEREYLALKKMLEEEEFFNSEVEELWVCEVCGHIHRGKKAPNACPLCKAPKEYFKREFLG, via the coding sequence ATGAAACAATATGAAAGCTATAGATGTCAAAAATGTGGCAATGAAATTGAAGTGCAAAATGTTGGTGGAGGAAAGCTCAGCTGTTGTGGTCAAGAAATGGAATGCATTACTAAAGATTTAACAGCAGTAAATCTAATGAAAGCTTTTGCAGGTGAATCAATGGCTAGGAATAAATACGATTTGTTTGCTGATATTGCTCAAGAAGAAGGTTGGCATGCAATTTCAAAGCATTTTAGAGAGGCTGCAGAAAACGAGAAATGGCATGCAAGAGCACAATATAAAGCTTATCATGAATTAATAGATGGTAAAGCCTTAGAAGAAACTACTAAAAATTTAATCTGTGCAGCAGATGGTGAAAATTATGAACATACAATTATGTATCCAAATTTTGCAAGAATTGCAGAGGATGAAGGCAAAAGAAATATAGCAAGATTATTTACTGCTATAGGTAAAGTTGAAATTGAACACGAAAGAGAATATTTAGCACTTAAAAAAATGCTTGAAGAGGAAGAGTTTTTTAACTCAGAAGTAGAAGAATTATGGGTTTGTGAAGTTTGTGGTCATATCCATCGTGGTAAAAAAGCACCAAATGCCTGTCCATTGTGTAAAGCACCAAAAGAATATTTTAAACGTGAATTCTTGGGATAA
- the rpmC gene encoding 50S ribosomal protein L29 yields the protein MKYTEIKDKTAGELATMLKEKKVLLFTLRQKLKTMQLTNPKEISEVKKDIARINTAISALK from the coding sequence ATGAAATATACTGAGATTAAAGATAAAACAGCAGGTGAGCTTGCAACAATGCTAAAAGAAAAAAAGGTGCTTTTATTTACTTTAAGACAAAAGCTAAAAACAATGCAGCTAACTAATCCTAAAGAAATAAGCGAAGTTAAAAAAGACATCGCTAGAATCAATACTGCAATTAGTGCTTTAAAATAA
- the rpsH gene encoding 30S ribosomal protein S8 — protein MINDLISDSLTRIRNAGMRRLETTQLLHSKVIEALLGIFQTKGYIESFNVIEEDKKKFINVVLKYDEKGKSVINEVKRISKPGRRVYKGKDEIKRFKNGYGTIVVSTSKGVLANDEAYKAGVGGEVLCTIW, from the coding sequence ATGATAAATGATTTAATTTCAGATTCACTAACAAGAATTAGGAATGCAGGAATGAGAAGGCTAGAAACTACTCAACTTTTGCATTCTAAAGTTATCGAAGCCTTGCTTGGAATTTTCCAAACTAAAGGCTATATTGAAAGCTTTAATGTTATTGAAGAGGATAAAAAGAAATTCATCAATGTAGTTTTAAAATATGATGAAAAAGGTAAAAGCGTGATTAACGAAGTTAAGCGCATTTCTAAGCCTGGTCGTCGTGTTTATAAAGGTAAAGATGAAATCAAAAGATTTAAAAACGGTTATGGTACTATTGTAGTAAGCACTTCAAAAGGTGTTTTGGCTAACGATGAAGCTTATAAAGCAGGTGTTGGTGGCGAAGTTTTATGTACTATTTGGTAA
- the rpsQ gene encoding 30S ribosomal protein S17 — translation MAFKREIQGVVVQIAGDKTATILVERKVVHPKYRKIVKRFKKYLIHDERNELKVGNTVVAIECRPLSKRKSFRLKTIVSAGVE, via the coding sequence ATGGCATTTAAAAGAGAAATTCAAGGCGTTGTTGTTCAAATTGCTGGAGATAAAACAGCAACAATTTTGGTTGAAAGAAAAGTGGTTCATCCAAAATACAGAAAAATCGTAAAACGCTTTAAAAAATATTTAATTCATGATGAAAGAAATGAACTTAAAGTGGGAAATACTGTAGTTGCTATTGAATGTAGACCACTTTCTAAGAGAAAATCATTTCGCTTAAAAACTATAGTATCAGCAGGAGTTGAGTAA
- the rplX gene encoding 50S ribosomal protein L24 — protein sequence MKLKIKKNDMVKVIAGDDKGKTGKVLAVLPKTNKVIVEGCKIAKKAVKPSDKNPNGGFINKEMPMDISNVTKAGE from the coding sequence ATGAAATTAAAAATTAAAAAGAATGATATGGTAAAAGTTATCGCAGGCGATGACAAAGGCAAAACAGGAAAAGTTTTAGCAGTGCTTCCTAAAACAAATAAAGTGATTGTTGAGGGTTGTAAAATTGCTAAAAAAGCTGTTAAGCCAAGTGATAAAAATCCAAACGGTGGTTTTATCAATAAAGAAATGCCAATGGATATTTCAAATGTAACAAAAGCAGGAGAATAA
- the rplE gene encoding 50S ribosomal protein L5 — protein sequence MMRLKEKYTQNIKPALVKEFDIKNPMLIPFIEKIVISVGAGELAKDQKVLQNVADTISLIAGQKAVITKAKKSVAGFKVREGFPVGVMVTLRKDNMYAFLDKLITIALPRVKDFRGLSKDGFDGRGNYNFGLDEQLMFPEVEYDKILRTHGMNISIVTTAKSDKEAQKLLELFGVPFAKGK from the coding sequence ATGATGAGATTAAAAGAAAAATACACTCAAAATATCAAACCTGCTTTAGTAAAAGAATTTGATATCAAAAATCCTATGCTTATTCCTTTTATTGAAAAAATTGTTATAAGTGTAGGTGCTGGGGAATTAGCAAAAGATCAAAAAGTATTACAAAATGTTGCAGATACTATTTCTTTAATAGCTGGACAAAAAGCAGTTATAACAAAAGCTAAAAAATCAGTTGCTGGTTTTAAAGTTAGAGAAGGCTTTCCAGTTGGAGTTATGGTAACGTTAAGAAAAGATAACATGTACGCTTTTCTTGATAAACTTATAACTATAGCTTTACCGAGGGTTAAAGACTTTAGAGGTCTTTCAAAAGATGGTTTTGATGGAAGAGGAAATTATAATTTTGGTTTAGATGAGCAGTTGATGTTCCCAGAAGTAGAGTATGATAAAATTTTAAGAACACATGGTATGAACATTTCTATTGTGACAACAGCAAAATCAGATAAAGAGGCACAAAAATTATTAGAATTATTTGGCGTGCCATTTGCAAAAGGAAAGTAA